A single genomic interval of Streptomyces showdoensis harbors:
- a CDS encoding MarR family winged helix-turn-helix transcriptional regulator, whose protein sequence is MHGSGTGSESAPKGGSGVDQEFLALERELAVFLRRARAQSGEMAREVHPELEPAAYGLFVRLDDAGPQRATDLAGYFGVGKATMSRQLRALEQLGLVARDPDPADGRASLVRLTDEGQGRFRRVRDARRERYVRKLADWDRSEVAELARLLHHFNVRSEG, encoded by the coding sequence GTGCACGGAAGCGGTACGGGGAGTGAATCCGCACCCAAGGGCGGGAGTGGTGTGGACCAGGAGTTCCTCGCCCTGGAGCGCGAACTGGCGGTCTTCCTGCGCCGCGCCCGGGCCCAGTCCGGCGAGATGGCCCGCGAAGTGCACCCCGAACTGGAGCCCGCCGCCTACGGCCTCTTCGTGCGGCTCGACGACGCGGGGCCGCAGCGCGCCACCGATCTGGCCGGCTACTTCGGCGTCGGCAAGGCCACGATGAGCCGTCAGCTGCGCGCCCTCGAACAGCTCGGGCTGGTCGCCCGCGACCCCGACCCCGCCGACGGCCGCGCCTCGCTGGTCCGGCTGACGGACGAGGGCCAGGGCCGCTTCCGGCGGGTGCGGGACGCGCGGCGCGAACGGTACGTCCGCAAGCTGGCCGACTGGGACCGTTCCGAGGTCGCCGAACTGGCCCGGCTGCTGCACCACTTCAACGTGCGATCGGAGGGGTGA